TCTCGTCGGCGGTGATCGGTCTCATCGATGAGCTCGCCTCGTCAGAATCCGGTGAACTCCTCGAGGCCCATGAAGCGCGCGATGCCCAGGACGAGCACCAGGGCCACCCCGATCGCGAAGGCGGAGACCGCGGCCGCGGTGGGATCGAAGGAGTATTTGAGATAGGCGAACAGCTCGATGGGCAGGGGGGTCAGCTTCGAGCTGGTCAGGAAGAGCGACAGGGTGAAGTTGTCGAAGGAGATGGCGAAGGCGAAGATCGCGCCCGCCACCACGCCCGGCTTGATCACGCCCAGGGTGACCTCGAAGAACGCGCGCACCGGGTGCGCGCCCAGGTTCTGGGCCGCTTCCTCCAGGGCCATGTCGAAGTGGGTCAGGGTCGCGGTGACGGTGCGGATCACGTAGGGGGTGGTGACCACGATGTGGCCGATGAGCATCGCGCCGTAGGAGGCGTGCATCTTGAGCAGCGTGTAGAACTGCAGCAGGGCGACGCCGGTGAGGATCTGGGGCAGCAGCAGCGGCGAGGTCACGAAGGCGTTGAGCAGGTCGCGGCCGCGGAAGCGCCCCCGCACCAGCGCGAGGGAGGCGGCGGTGCCGATCGCGGTGGAGGCGAGCGCGGTCCAGAACGCCAGCTCGGTGGAC
This genomic stretch from Candidatus Methylomirabilota bacterium harbors:
- a CDS encoding ABC transporter permease, which produces STELAFWTALASTAIGTAASLALVRGRFRGRDLLNAFVTSPLLLPQILTGVALLQFYTLLKMHASYGAMLIGHIVVTTPYVIRTVTATLTHFDMALEEAAQNLGAHPVRAFFEVTLGVIKPGVVAGAIFAFAISFDNFTLSLFLTSSKLTPLPIELFAYLKYSFDPTAAAVSAFAIGVALVLVLGIARFMGLEEFTGF